In a single window of the Mobula hypostoma chromosome 29, sMobHyp1.1, whole genome shotgun sequence genome:
- the LOC134339277 gene encoding uncharacterized protein LOC134339277: protein MRGSCIRSTGPERFSDSEPPAPQTCRCSILEASDHSLTLSPSKNSEPLTSSPTPSTISVKRFNPGPGNRQSQGFGAFPSGDSQSHSSSGNEAGISDVSPGVPPCFSRLSPSNQDCARLPSYHVQYHSEWPRTLFILLCLSPDQDHTCCLSAIFGRSRRSSFTRLNNKGQGILHLKSCNVRVLYKSISRINEPISVSSLRPESSAPRLGTVCVPDAKSPKRGTPLYALSRQPVQGAQRRSFKTDYKASLGRNHETISAFGHPKAIPAETIEASRRHKVLWVF from the exons ATGAG aggaagctgcatcaggagcaccggacccGAGAGATTTTCAG acagtgaacctccagcaccgcaaacttgccgatgcagcatcctggaagcatccgaccacagtctgactctgagtccgtccaaaaactccgagcctctgaccagctctccgacaccgagcaccatctctgtcaagcgcttcaaccccggccccggcaataggcaaagccaaggatttggggccttcccctccggagattctcaatcgcatagtagcagcggcaacgaagcgggcatttcagacgtttctccaggtgttcctccgtgcttctcacgactgtctccatcaaatcaggattgtgcacgactcCCTAGTTACCACGTAcaatatcattcggaatggccgcgcaCGCTGTTCATCCTTCTTTGTCTTTCTCCAGACCAAGACCACACTTGCTGCCTCTCAGCCATCTTTGGCAGGAGTAGAAGAAGCTCCTTTACAAGACTGAATAATAAAGGACAAGGAATACTGCATTTGAAGTCCTGTAATGTTAGAGTTCTATACAAATCCATTAGTAGGATAAATGAGCCAATATCAGTATCTTCCCTCAGGCCAGAATCCTCAGCACCAAGGCTCGGCACTGTCTGCGTGCCTGACGCTAAATCCCCCAAAAGAGGTACTCCACTCTACGCTTTGTCACGTCAGCCAGTTCAGGGAGCACAGAGAAGATCCTTCAAGACTGATTACAAGGCCTCTCTGGGGAGAAATCATGAAACAATATCAGCTTTTGGGCATCCCAAGGCCATACCTGCTGAAACTATAGAAGCATCCAGAAGGCACAAAGTGCTTTGGGTCttttga